In Methanomassiliicoccus sp., the genomic stretch GGGTACAAATTACTCTAAAACGTCTGGATAACCAAATCGAGTATTACGATACAAGCAGCATCAAGAATCAGCGGAGATATAAAACTTTAAAAATAGTTGAAATTGGGGCGGCGGCGCTGATACCTTTCGCGGCTTTTATGCCTTATAGCCAATTTTCAACTAGCCTACTGGGTGTTATTGTCGTTTTTACTGAAGGAATCCAGCAAGTTTATCAATTTCATGCTAACTGGATCTCTTACAGATCAACATGTGAAGCGCTCCGTCACGAAAAATTTCTATTCCTTGCAAGGGCAGGCCCCTATTCATCATCGCCTAATCCAGACATACTTCTCGCAGAGCGTGTTGAATCTAACATATCGGTCGAGAATGCAAATTGGGTGAGTTGTCAAGAAAACACAAAAGAATCAAAGAAATCGGGATAGTCTGGTTCAGAGTATCCTGGCTTAGCTCAAGAGTATGGTGCATTAAATTACAACGTTGGTAGCCATGTTGACTCTATTAATTAATGAGTGTCGCGAGAGTCTGGATAATATAAGGTTTATTATTAACAACAATAAAAATAGATTCGAAAAGATCGCTCCTGTAATCAAAAAATAGTTAGCCAGATAAATTATGTAGAGAATTATGCAACGAGTATGCAACGCTACATGCAAACAAGAGGTAGCCAG encodes the following:
- a CDS encoding DUF4231 domain-containing protein, with product METEQDVGVQITLKRLDNQIEYYDTSSIKNQRRYKTLKIVEIGAAALIPFAAFMPYSQFSTSLLGVIVVFTEGIQQVYQFHANWISYRSTCEALRHEKFLFLARAGPYSSSPNPDILLAERVESNISVENANWVSCQENTKESKKSG